Proteins encoded within one genomic window of Comamonas endophytica:
- a CDS encoding LysR family transcriptional regulator, with translation MRTTLRQLEAFFWTAKLGSIHAAAEHLNFSQPAISSRIKELEAALNLRLFTREKQRVQLTHDGRHAVTLAERALGAAHDFERMGRTGPPLEGVLRLGSDESTAMVALSEILQQLKRRHPRLVVEITMDVGSVLQEKLRRRQIDIALHTYSGSAAHVTDQLLGWVDFAWIASAEMPIPDGPFTPRIASRLPLVTNSPPSTLNSIVHRWLRSANIEGASINSCNSLSLMLRLVRERHAIAVLPLPVLREHLASGELRCLPASPAIANVAYYASYVADEADQGTAIVMETARSVLIEKRFFVKLPDGELLPAFEP, from the coding sequence ATGAGAACCACCCTGCGCCAGCTCGAAGCCTTTTTCTGGACCGCCAAACTGGGCAGCATCCATGCCGCGGCCGAGCACCTGAATTTCAGCCAGCCGGCGATCTCCAGCCGCATCAAGGAACTGGAAGCGGCGCTGAACCTGCGGCTGTTCACGCGCGAGAAGCAGCGCGTGCAGCTGACCCACGACGGCCGCCACGCGGTGACGCTGGCGGAGCGGGCGCTGGGCGCGGCGCACGACTTCGAGCGCATGGGGCGCACCGGCCCGCCGCTCGAGGGCGTGCTGCGCCTGGGCTCGGACGAATCGACGGCGATGGTGGCGCTGTCGGAGATCCTGCAGCAGCTCAAACGCCGCCATCCCCGGCTGGTGGTCGAGATCACGATGGATGTGGGCAGCGTGCTGCAGGAAAAGCTGCGCCGGCGGCAGATCGACATCGCGCTGCACACCTATTCCGGCTCGGCCGCGCATGTGACGGACCAGCTGCTGGGCTGGGTCGATTTCGCCTGGATCGCGTCCGCCGAGATGCCTATTCCGGACGGTCCGTTCACGCCGCGGATCGCCTCCCGGCTCCCATTGGTCACCAACTCGCCGCCATCGACGCTCAACTCCATCGTCCACCGCTGGCTGCGCAGCGCCAATATCGAAGGCGCGAGCATCAATTCATGCAATTCGCTGTCGCTGATGCTGCGCCTGGTGCGCGAGCGGCACGCCATTGCCGTGCTGCCGCTGCCGGTCCTGCGCGAGCATCTGGCCAGCGGCGAGCTGCGCTGCCTGCCCGCCTCGCCGGCCATCGCCAATGTGGCGTACTACGCCTCGTATGTCGCCGACGAGGCCGACCAGGGCACGGCCATCGTCATGGAGACGGCCCGAAGCGTGCTGATCGAGAAGCGCTTTTTCGTGAAGCTGCCGGACGGGGAGCTGCTTCCTGCGTTCGAGCCGTGA
- a CDS encoding RraA family protein, whose product MYQLHPLPAPIDPALLTLLAQAEPAVIGHFRYTGFMSPAIKAHFQDRRISGTAVTVRAPGMDGAMVHYAVGQARPGDFLIIDRCGDESIAALGGAVAYAARAAGVVGIIVDGLVTDLGELRQYGVPVWSRGTSAVTVKTLGLGGEFCGHVTCGGVSVVPGDAVLADENGVLVLPAADIEASATRALQMMRDEKKTLARIDAGEKYPDIMGSTQVIEKAIQAAKAAA is encoded by the coding sequence ATGTACCAACTCCATCCTCTGCCCGCGCCCATCGACCCCGCGTTGCTGACCCTGCTGGCGCAGGCCGAACCCGCCGTCATCGGGCACTTCCGCTACACCGGTTTCATGAGCCCGGCGATCAAGGCGCATTTCCAGGACCGCCGCATTTCCGGCACCGCGGTGACCGTGCGCGCCCCTGGCATGGACGGCGCGATGGTGCATTACGCCGTGGGGCAGGCCCGCCCCGGCGACTTCCTGATCATCGACCGCTGCGGCGACGAATCCATTGCCGCGCTGGGCGGCGCGGTGGCCTATGCGGCGCGTGCCGCCGGCGTGGTGGGGATCATCGTGGACGGGCTGGTGACCGATCTGGGCGAGCTGCGCCAGTACGGCGTGCCGGTCTGGTCGCGCGGCACCTCGGCGGTGACCGTCAAGACGCTCGGCCTGGGCGGCGAGTTCTGCGGGCACGTAACTTGCGGTGGCGTCTCCGTGGTGCCGGGCGATGCGGTGCTGGCGGACGAGAACGGCGTTCTCGTGCTGCCGGCCGCCGACATCGAAGCCAGCGCCACGCGTGCGCTGCAGATGATGCGCGACGAGAAGAAAACGCTCGCGCGCATCGATGCAGGGGAGAAGTACCCGGACATCATGGGTTCGACCCAGGTGATCGAGAAAGCCATCCAGGCAGCGAAGGCCGCGGCCTAG
- a CDS encoding Bug family tripartite tricarboxylate transporter substrate binding protein, which produces MSSVHTVCIKSLFRRSLLALPLLAVAGLAGAQPAYPKGPVTLVVPFPPGGSVDMVARAIGKHLGDALGQPFVVDNKPGASGNIGATAVANAKPDGQTLFVSSSGVLTANQFLYKRPGFDSQKNLTPVIRLVNQPNILLVHPSIPVNSVQDLVKLAKSQPGKINIGNAGIGTGQDIAARQFTGAAGLDMLHVPYKGGAPAMNDLLAGQIQAMFETSPTALPYAKERNGKLRAIAITSATRSALVPDLPTVAESGFPGFDSITWIGLTAPAGTPPAIVERLNAELNKALKGEVGRKFAEFSLDPIGGTPQEMAEMIRKDSANYGAILKAAGVEPQ; this is translated from the coding sequence GTGTCGTCAGTTCATACCGTTTGCATCAAGAGCCTCTTTCGCCGCAGCCTGCTGGCGCTGCCCTTGCTGGCCGTGGCCGGCTTGGCAGGAGCGCAGCCGGCCTATCCCAAGGGCCCGGTGACGCTGGTCGTGCCCTTCCCGCCGGGCGGCAGCGTCGACATGGTGGCGCGCGCCATCGGCAAGCATCTGGGCGACGCGCTGGGCCAGCCTTTCGTGGTGGACAACAAGCCCGGCGCCTCGGGCAATATCGGTGCGACCGCGGTGGCCAATGCCAAGCCGGACGGCCAGACGCTGTTCGTGAGCAGCTCGGGCGTGCTCACCGCCAACCAGTTCCTCTACAAGCGCCCCGGTTTTGATTCGCAAAAGAACCTCACGCCCGTGATCCGCCTGGTCAACCAGCCCAATATCCTGCTGGTGCACCCCTCGATTCCGGTCAACAGCGTGCAGGACCTGGTCAAGCTGGCGAAGTCGCAGCCCGGCAAGATCAACATCGGCAACGCCGGCATCGGCACCGGCCAGGACATCGCCGCGCGCCAGTTCACCGGCGCCGCCGGCCTCGACATGCTGCACGTGCCCTACAAGGGCGGCGCGCCGGCGATGAACGACCTGCTGGCCGGGCAGATCCAGGCGATGTTCGAGACTTCGCCCACCGCCCTGCCCTACGCCAAGGAGCGCAACGGCAAGCTGCGCGCCATCGCCATCACCAGCGCCACGCGCTCTGCGCTGGTGCCCGATCTGCCGACAGTGGCCGAATCCGGCTTCCCGGGCTTCGACTCGATCACCTGGATCGGGCTGACGGCGCCGGCCGGCACGCCGCCGGCCATCGTCGAGCGGCTCAACGCCGAGCTCAACAAGGCGCTCAAGGGCGAGGTCGGCCGCAAATTCGCCGAGTTCAGCCTCGACCCGATCGGCGGCACGCCGCAGGAGATGGCGGAAATGATCCGCAAGGACTCCGCGAACTACGGCGCGATCCTGAAGGCCGCGGGCGTCGAGCCGCAATAA
- a CDS encoding aldo/keto reductase, translating to MQYVRLGNSGLEVSRICLGTLNFGTPAWRSWVLDEPAARPLFRQAVELGINFFDTADTYSGGEGEVVTGKLLAQFFPGSRREEAVIATKVFNPVDIAFEGDAAATFRRRPNKDGLGRKRILHAVDASLQRLGVDYIDLYQIHRFDPATPLEESLEALHDVVKAGKVRYLGASSMWAWQFAKLQQVAREHGWSRFISMQNHYNLIYREEEREMIPLCRDAGVALLPWSPLARGFLAAQGGAAGEAGSGSARSAADTTTQRFYGRQADLDTRARLHALAAARGESAATLAYAWLLHKGVSAPVVGASQPRQIEEAVRAMAVALTPQEVAELDSGYEPRPVLGHS from the coding sequence ATGCAGTACGTCCGTCTTGGAAATTCGGGCCTGGAGGTTTCCAGGATCTGCCTGGGCACGCTGAACTTCGGCACGCCGGCGTGGCGCTCCTGGGTGCTCGACGAGCCGGCCGCGCGCCCGCTGTTTCGCCAGGCCGTGGAACTGGGCATCAACTTCTTCGACACCGCCGACACCTACTCCGGCGGCGAGGGCGAAGTGGTCACGGGAAAACTGCTCGCGCAGTTCTTCCCGGGCAGCCGGCGCGAGGAAGCGGTGATCGCCACCAAGGTGTTCAACCCGGTGGATATCGCCTTCGAGGGCGACGCGGCGGCGACATTCCGCCGCCGCCCGAACAAGGACGGGCTGGGCCGCAAGCGCATCCTGCATGCGGTCGATGCGTCGCTGCAGCGCCTGGGCGTCGACTACATCGACCTCTACCAGATCCATCGCTTCGATCCCGCCACGCCGCTGGAGGAGTCGCTGGAAGCGTTGCACGACGTGGTCAAGGCCGGCAAGGTGCGCTACCTGGGCGCGAGCAGCATGTGGGCCTGGCAGTTCGCCAAGCTCCAGCAGGTGGCGCGCGAACACGGCTGGAGCCGCTTCATCAGCATGCAGAACCATTACAACCTCATCTACCGCGAGGAAGAGCGCGAGATGATTCCGCTGTGCCGCGACGCGGGCGTGGCGCTGCTGCCGTGGAGCCCGCTGGCGCGCGGCTTCCTGGCGGCGCAGGGCGGTGCGGCCGGCGAGGCCGGCAGCGGCTCGGCGCGCAGCGCCGCGGACACCACCACCCAGCGCTTCTACGGCCGGCAGGCCGACCTGGACACGCGCGCGCGGCTGCATGCGCTGGCCGCCGCCAGGGGCGAGAGCGCGGCCACGCTGGCCTATGCCTGGCTGCTGCACAAGGGCGTGAGCGCCCCCGTCGTCGGGGCCAGCCAGCCGCGGCAGATCGAGGAGGCGGTGCGCGCCATGGCCGTGGCGCTCACGCCGCAGGAAGTCGCCGAGCTCGACAGCGGCTACGAACCGCGCCCCGTGCTGGGGCACAGCTAG
- a CDS encoding dihydrodipicolinate synthase family protein has translation MAKHHLQGIYSPVLTPFKADLSPDTAEFVRHCQWLLEQDVGLAVFGTNSEANSLSVGERRELLDAVLESGAAPARLLPGTGCCALTDTVELTRHAAAAGVGGVLMLPPFYYKGVSDDGLFRSYAEVIERVGDSRLRVYLYHIPPVAQVPISLALIERLLKAYPGTIAGIKDSSGDWSNTEAVQREFGGQGFDVFAGSEVFLLRTLRAGGAGCITATGNVNPAPMVQLYESWQESGADAQQAALDATRAIFQQHSMIPAMKAAVARFTGVDSWCTLRPPLVPLSAEQQRALHAALDNHGFQMEKVDA, from the coding sequence ATGGCCAAGCACCATCTTCAAGGCATCTACTCGCCGGTTCTGACCCCCTTCAAGGCCGATCTCTCGCCCGACACGGCCGAGTTCGTGCGCCACTGCCAGTGGCTGCTGGAGCAGGACGTGGGGCTGGCGGTCTTCGGCACCAATTCGGAGGCCAATTCGCTGTCGGTGGGCGAGCGCCGCGAGCTGCTCGACGCCGTGCTGGAATCGGGCGCGGCGCCTGCGCGGCTGCTGCCGGGCACCGGCTGCTGCGCGCTGACGGACACGGTGGAGCTCACGCGCCATGCGGCGGCCGCGGGCGTGGGCGGCGTGCTGATGCTGCCGCCCTTCTACTACAAGGGCGTATCGGACGACGGACTGTTCCGCAGCTACGCCGAGGTGATCGAGCGCGTGGGCGACAGCCGCCTGCGCGTCTATCTGTACCACATCCCCCCGGTGGCCCAGGTGCCCATCAGCCTGGCGCTGATCGAGCGGCTGCTCAAGGCCTATCCGGGCACCATCGCGGGGATCAAGGACAGCTCGGGCGACTGGAGCAACACCGAAGCGGTGCAGCGCGAATTCGGCGGCCAGGGCTTCGACGTGTTTGCCGGCAGCGAGGTGTTCCTGCTGCGCACGCTGCGCGCCGGCGGCGCGGGCTGCATCACCGCCACGGGCAACGTCAATCCGGCGCCGATGGTGCAGCTCTACGAGAGCTGGCAGGAGAGCGGCGCCGACGCGCAGCAGGCCGCGCTCGATGCCACGCGCGCCATCTTCCAGCAGCACTCGATGATCCCGGCGATGAAGGCGGCGGTGGCGCGCTTCACCGGCGTCGATTCCTGGTGCACGCTGCGCCCGCCGCTGGTGCCGCTGTCCGCCGAGCAGCAGCGCGCGCTGCACGCGGCACTGGACAATCATGGCTTTCAGATGGAAAAGGTCGATGCATGA
- a CDS encoding amidase, with amino-acid sequence MKQDSLANLPVHQLSRRIQQREISPVDLVESCLQNVASREPQLKSFVEVYADDARLAAQAAESAIRAGQSVGPLHGIPVALKDLIEIEGRIYTGGSEVWKERRATRTATLARKLVSQGVIVLGKTHTVEFAMGGWGTNTHRGTPWNPWDMQQQRTPGGSSSGSAAAVAARLVPWAVGTDTGGSIRMPASWCGITGLKTSSGRISNHGIQPLSPTLDTPGPMARCVEDVALLYAAMQGPDPLDPQTAGLPYVDPMPALRRGIRGLRLARMPEGERRYASPEVLEAYDASLQVLASLGAEIVALELPFRFEDVAAYNLRIMAAESYALYHPLIDDASAPLDPHVRPRIAAGKDISARAYLEAIHQRSVMQQQFEQAMQGIDALLTPSTMTTALPLSEVDQTKAPAHYTRFGNYLNLCGLSLPNGFDSQGLPTSLQIICRAHQEDLALRIGWAYEHATEWHVRWPGGLV; translated from the coding sequence ATGAAGCAAGATAGTCTCGCCAACCTGCCGGTGCACCAGCTGTCCCGGCGGATCCAGCAACGCGAAATCTCCCCGGTGGACCTGGTGGAGTCCTGCCTGCAGAACGTGGCCAGCCGCGAGCCGCAGCTCAAGTCCTTCGTCGAGGTCTATGCCGACGACGCGCGCCTGGCCGCGCAGGCGGCCGAGTCCGCCATCCGCGCCGGCCAGTCGGTCGGGCCGCTGCACGGCATTCCGGTGGCGCTCAAGGACCTGATCGAGATCGAGGGCCGCATCTACACCGGCGGCAGCGAAGTCTGGAAGGAGCGCCGCGCCACGCGCACCGCCACGCTGGCGCGCAAGCTCGTATCGCAGGGCGTGATCGTGCTGGGCAAGACGCATACGGTGGAATTCGCCATGGGCGGCTGGGGCACCAACACGCACCGCGGCACGCCGTGGAATCCCTGGGACATGCAGCAGCAGCGCACGCCCGGCGGCTCGAGCAGCGGCTCGGCCGCGGCGGTGGCGGCCCGCCTGGTGCCCTGGGCCGTGGGCACGGACACCGGCGGCTCGATCCGCATGCCCGCCTCGTGGTGCGGCATCACCGGGCTCAAGACCAGCAGCGGGCGCATCAGCAACCACGGCATCCAGCCCCTGAGCCCGACGCTGGACACCCCGGGGCCGATGGCGCGCTGTGTCGAAGACGTGGCGCTGCTGTATGCCGCCATGCAGGGGCCGGATCCGCTCGATCCGCAGACCGCGGGCCTTCCCTATGTCGACCCCATGCCCGCGCTCAGGCGCGGCATCCGCGGGCTGCGGCTGGCGCGCATGCCCGAGGGCGAGCGACGCTATGCATCGCCCGAGGTGCTCGAGGCCTATGACGCATCGCTGCAGGTATTGGCGTCGCTGGGCGCCGAGATCGTGGCGCTGGAGCTGCCGTTTCGCTTCGAGGATGTCGCCGCGTACAACCTGCGCATCATGGCAGCCGAGAGCTATGCGCTCTACCACCCGCTGATCGACGATGCCAGCGCACCGCTCGATCCGCATGTGCGTCCCCGCATCGCGGCCGGAAAGGACATCAGCGCCCGCGCCTATCTGGAAGCGATCCACCAGCGCAGCGTGATGCAGCAGCAGTTCGAACAGGCCATGCAGGGCATCGACGCCCTGCTCACGCCCAGCACCATGACCACCGCGCTGCCGCTGTCCGAGGTGGACCAGACCAAGGCCCCCGCGCACTACACTCGCTTCGGCAACTACCTGAATCTCTGCGGCCTGTCGCTGCCCAACGGTTTCGACAGCCAGGGCCTGCCCACCTCGCTGCAGATCATCTGCCGCGCGCACCAGGAAGACCTGGCGCTGCGCATCGGCTGGGCCTACGAGCACGCCACCGAGTGGCATGTGCGCTGGCCCGGGGGGCTGGTGTAG
- a CDS encoding type 1 glutamine amidotransferase domain-containing protein yields the protein MATPSVSGKKVAVLVTDGFEQAELTGPKQALEAAGAQVTILAPKQGSVQGYNHADKADSFPVDRTISDARPKDFDAVLLPGGVQNADALRVDEDARTFVQDIAKQGKPIAVICHGPWLLIDAGLVQGRTLTSWPSLKVDLLNAGARWVDEEVHVDGQLVSSRKPDDIPAFNAQFLKLLGGAS from the coding sequence ATGGCCACCCCCTCTGTCTCCGGCAAGAAAGTCGCCGTTCTCGTCACCGATGGCTTCGAGCAGGCCGAACTGACCGGCCCCAAGCAGGCGCTGGAAGCCGCCGGCGCACAGGTCACCATCCTGGCCCCCAAGCAAGGCAGCGTGCAGGGCTACAACCACGCGGACAAGGCCGACAGCTTCCCGGTGGACCGCACGATTTCGGACGCGCGCCCCAAGGATTTCGACGCGGTGCTGCTGCCCGGCGGCGTGCAGAACGCCGATGCGCTGCGCGTCGACGAAGACGCGCGCACTTTCGTGCAGGACATCGCGAAGCAAGGCAAGCCGATCGCCGTGATCTGCCATGGGCCTTGGCTGCTGATCGACGCCGGACTGGTGCAGGGACGCACCCTGACCAGCTGGCCCAGCCTGAAGGTGGATCTTCTGAACGCCGGTGCCCGCTGGGTGGATGAAGAGGTGCATGTCGACGGGCAGCTGGTCAGCAGCCGCAAGCCCGACGACATTCCCGCGTTCAACGCGCAGTTCCTGAAGCTGCTGGGCGGGGCGAGCTGA
- the mntP gene encoding manganese efflux pump MntP: protein MNLAAISVLAFAMSTDAFAAAVGKGTALLKPRWSEALRTGAIFGVIEAITPIVGWALGSAASDYVKAWDHWIAFVLLLGLGGHMLLASLKTAEDEVEKPKSHGFWLLAVTGFATSIDAMAVGVGLAFLDVNILTVALAIGLATFTMVTLGVMVGRFVGAVAGRWAEGLGGILLMGIGALILFEHLKAG from the coding sequence ATGAATCTCGCCGCCATTTCGGTGCTGGCCTTCGCCATGTCCACCGATGCCTTTGCCGCCGCCGTGGGCAAGGGCACCGCCCTGCTCAAGCCCCGCTGGTCCGAAGCCCTGCGCACCGGCGCCATCTTCGGCGTCATCGAAGCCATCACCCCCATCGTCGGCTGGGCCCTGGGTTCGGCCGCATCGGACTATGTCAAGGCCTGGGACCACTGGATCGCTTTCGTCCTGCTTCTGGGCTTGGGCGGCCACATGCTGCTGGCCTCGCTGAAGACGGCCGAAGACGAGGTGGAAAAACCCAAGAGCCATGGTTTCTGGCTGCTGGCGGTCACCGGTTTCGCCACCAGCATCGATGCCATGGCGGTGGGCGTGGGCCTGGCCTTCCTGGACGTCAACATCCTCACGGTGGCGCTGGCGATCGGCCTGGCCACCTTCACCATGGTGACGCTGGGTGTCATGGTCGGACGCTTCGTCGGAGCCGTCGCCGGCCGCTGGGCGGAAGGCCTGGGAGGCATCCTGCTCATGGGCATCGGGGCGCTGATCCTGTTCGAGCATCTCAAGGCGGGCTGA
- the ilvB gene encoding biosynthetic-type acetolactate synthase large subunit: MKLPSPTDFSPATPPRVCNGATALLDTLIACGVDTIFGYPGGAALPLYDALHGEPRLRHILVRHEQAAMHAAEGYARSTGRVGVVLVTSGPGVGNTITGLLDAMSDSIPVLCISAQVATHSIGTNAFQECDALGLSRPVTKWNHQVRTAAEIPGAIREALARAASGRPGPVLVDVPKDLQLVPVDMQPAPASADAAPVAPLLPTAASLQRAAELLQGARRPILYGGGGLVNSGPAACAAFTQLVRRLDAPCTLTLMGLGALPASDPRFVGMLGMHGSLEANLAMHEADLVVCIGARFDDRVTGKLDEFCPQARKIHLDIDLGSIGKVVPVDVSLVGDCAAVLEALLALPELQALAPERLAPWWQRIEGWRAQRCFGFTPRAQEILPQQLMHQLQQALQGRDAIVSTDVGQHQMWAAQYLQFERPRRWLTSGGAGTMGYGLPAAIGAQVAHPEALVVCVSGDASVLMNIQELSTAVQHRAPVKLVLSNNGYMGMVRQWQELNHGNRLSHSWNDALPDFVALARAFGWGARRVSDPAELDAALAECLAYPGPFFLDVQVAGQENCFPMMPAGVGHHRILLGKDRWYEEAQPERVG; the protein is encoded by the coding sequence ATGAAACTGCCATCCCCCACCGATTTTTCGCCGGCCACGCCGCCCCGGGTCTGCAATGGCGCCACCGCGCTGCTCGACACGCTGATCGCATGCGGCGTGGACACGATCTTCGGCTATCCCGGCGGCGCCGCCCTGCCGCTCTACGACGCGCTGCATGGAGAACCGCGGCTGCGGCATATCCTGGTGCGCCACGAGCAGGCGGCGATGCACGCGGCCGAGGGCTATGCGCGCAGCACCGGGCGCGTGGGCGTGGTGCTGGTCACCTCCGGGCCGGGGGTGGGCAACACCATCACCGGGCTGCTGGACGCGATGAGCGACTCCATTCCCGTGCTGTGCATCAGCGCGCAGGTGGCAACGCATTCCATCGGCACCAATGCCTTTCAGGAATGCGACGCGCTGGGGCTGTCGCGGCCCGTCACCAAGTGGAACCATCAGGTGCGCACGGCCGCGGAGATCCCCGGCGCGATCCGCGAAGCGCTTGCGCGTGCCGCTTCGGGGCGGCCCGGGCCGGTGCTGGTCGATGTGCCCAAGGACCTGCAGCTGGTCCCCGTCGATATGCAACCGGCACCGGCTTCGGCGGATGCGGCGCCCGTCGCGCCCTTGCTGCCAACAGCCGCCAGCCTGCAGCGCGCCGCCGAGCTGCTGCAAGGCGCGCGCCGGCCCATCCTGTATGGCGGCGGCGGGCTGGTGAACTCGGGCCCCGCGGCCTGCGCCGCCTTCACGCAGCTGGTGCGCCGGCTCGATGCGCCCTGCACCCTGACGCTGATGGGCCTGGGCGCGCTTCCCGCCTCCGACCCGCGCTTTGTCGGCATGCTGGGCATGCATGGGTCGCTGGAAGCCAACCTGGCGATGCATGAGGCCGATCTGGTGGTCTGCATCGGCGCGCGCTTCGATGACCGCGTCACCGGTAAACTGGACGAGTTCTGCCCGCAGGCGCGCAAGATCCATCTGGATATCGACCTGGGCAGCATTGGCAAGGTGGTGCCGGTGGACGTGTCCCTGGTGGGCGACTGCGCGGCGGTGCTCGAGGCGCTGCTGGCGCTGCCGGAATTGCAGGCGCTGGCGCCCGAGCGGCTCGCGCCCTGGTGGCAGCGCATCGAAGGCTGGCGGGCGCAGCGCTGCTTCGGCTTCACCCCGCGCGCCCAGGAGATCCTGCCGCAGCAGCTGATGCACCAGCTGCAGCAGGCGCTGCAGGGACGCGACGCGATCGTCTCCACCGACGTCGGCCAGCACCAGATGTGGGCCGCCCAGTACCTGCAGTTCGAGCGGCCGCGCCGCTGGCTTACCTCGGGCGGCGCGGGCACCATGGGCTACGGCCTGCCTGCAGCCATCGGCGCCCAGGTCGCGCACCCCGAGGCGCTGGTGGTCTGCGTGAGCGGCGATGCCTCGGTGCTGATGAACATCCAGGAGCTGTCGACGGCGGTGCAGCACCGCGCGCCGGTCAAGCTGGTGCTGTCGAACAACGGCTACATGGGCATGGTGCGCCAGTGGCAGGAGCTCAACCACGGCAACCGCCTGAGCCACAGCTGGAACGACGCGCTGCCGGATTTCGTGGCGCTGGCGCGGGCCTTCGGCTGGGGCGCGCGCCGCGTGAGCGACCCCGCCGAGCTGGACGCCGCGCTGGCCGAATGCCTTGCATATCCGGGCCCGTTCTTCCTCGATGTGCAGGTGGCGGGGCAGGAGAACTGCTTTCCCATGATGCCTGCCGGGGTGGGGCACCACCGCATCCTGCTGGGCAAGGACCGGTGGTACGAGGAGGCGCAGCCGGAGCGCGTCGGTTGA
- a CDS encoding Lrp/AsnC family transcriptional regulator, whose amino-acid sequence MKNNRINAVSTEESPDQLDLAILQVLQEDSRKTLQEIGAVVGLSATSCWTRIKKLESQGVIKRYTVDLDPAKLGYQDVVIVQLTLESHTDETLYEFGRVLATIPEIQEAYLVSGDYDYYIRIAVRDTRDYERLLREKLYKIPGIRHSKSSFVLRVLKESTVPLGG is encoded by the coding sequence ATGAAAAACAACCGGATCAATGCGGTTTCCACCGAAGAATCACCGGATCAACTCGATCTTGCCATCCTGCAGGTGCTGCAGGAGGACTCGCGCAAGACGCTGCAGGAGATCGGCGCGGTGGTGGGCCTGTCGGCCACCAGCTGCTGGACGCGCATCAAGAAACTGGAGAGCCAGGGCGTGATCAAGCGCTACACGGTGGACCTGGACCCGGCCAAGCTCGGCTACCAGGATGTGGTCATCGTGCAGCTCACGCTCGAGAGCCACACCGACGAGACGCTGTACGAGTTCGGCCGCGTGCTGGCCACCATTCCCGAGATCCAGGAGGCGTATCTGGTGTCGGGCGACTATGACTACTACATCCGCATTGCCGTGCGCGACACGCGCGATTACGAGCGGCTGCTGCGCGAGAAGCTCTACAAGATCCCGGGCATCCGCCACAGCAAGTCGAGCTTCGTGCTGCGCGTGCTCAAGGAGTCCACGGTGCCGCTGGGCGGCTAG